Below is a window of Humulus lupulus chromosome 2, drHumLupu1.1, whole genome shotgun sequence DNA.
gtggtggtgacaTGTGAAAGAAGAGTGCATGaccataatattattattatccaATTGGGGTTTTGGTGGCCATTCACTTCACATAAATGCCAACGAGGTGTTGGGAGGCAGAGACGTGAGCATCATTTAATTCTTGCTCAGATGATGCAGAGTTGAGTTGGTATGGCCCTCGCCCTCTGCTCTGCTATGCTCTTTAAAGGCTACAAACATTGCTATCTGTTCTGTTAGCCTTTTCGGCTACATTTGTATCTGCCATTGCTCACTTTTTCTTGCTCTATTTATTATGACCATTTTCCCCTCTTCTCTTTCTATGACAACTCAAATCAAGGAagggggtattattggcccattTGGGATAAATACAAGTAAGATTTTACTAACGATCTCATTAACCAAATCTTAATTGAGATTGTGCTGATATTATAAAGTTTAAAGACAAAACTCCATTAGTATACACAACTTTTGTTTTCTCTTTAATTTTTGCTTTGGTAAATAGTTATTAGTATAATGTATTGTTTGGTGGGGGTAATAAAGGTGTGATGATGTTGTTGGTGTTAGTGAGTTAATGAGTAATGACTCGATGTCATGTGCTTGAGTTGATGAAGTGTGCTTGAGTTGATGGCATAGGGACAAACATTGACAAATGAGGGTAATCATAAAAAAAGCTAAGCTATTCcacaaccaaaaaaaaaagttaaaaaaaatattactttcATTGCCAAagaaaaataaagtaaataaaggtaaaaataaaaaataaaaaaagagaggCATCACTTGCTATTGCTATGCATCATTCTGTAACAAAGTCTTGTACGACTCAACTTTGACATTCATACTATTGCTTTGTATGACTGGACAATTTCAAAGcaagaccaaaaaaaaaaaaaagtaaaaatcaCAAAATCATTCAAATCCTATAAACCGGAAAAGAAATAAAGATGGGTTTTGAATTTGGGGGGGAAAGGGACACACAGTTGGTTTGGACTTTAGAAGGAAGCttaggaagaaagaaagaaaaagatgaacaAAAGGAAGAACAAAGGGAACAACGCTTCCGCGCCTACTCCTAAAATGTGATTGTATTTTTTGGTTGAAGTAGGCCGAGGTTGGGCAGTAACAGATACACAAACTGGCAATACAATGGGATAATATGATAGTATTGACATGTGTTACATAATGTACACTTGTCAAAATATGCCAAACATTTAAGAATGGAGACAAAACAATGGGTGGGATATGGTAAatgctttcttttttcttttggtttttttttGGGGTGTTTAAAAGGTAAGAGATATGGATATGATATGGGGAAAGGGGTAAATGCtatataattgtaaaattataagggaaagaaaaaaaaaaaaagatcaaatgaaaagaagaagaaaaaaatgccCTTTTTCTTTTGGCCATTTAATAGAAGACTCAATACTCATATACTACTAGCATTGATGACCTCTGCGACAAGGAAGTGCACCAGCATTGGAAGTAATGGTTCCAACCATAGATGAGGACTTGGCTCCCAAGCTTGAGGCTCTAGCATAGCTATTCGCGGCTCCTGCGCCAGATGGGGTGAAGTAGGCACCATTCAATAGCAGATCTCCCTCTGACCTCCAATTCCAGTTTTTCCAGACACCAGCAGATGTCTCCACCCTCTTTGTCACCTGACCAGGGaaatttaatttatgttaaaaAAACCTTGTTATTGTGAAGAAGCATATGTAAAAAGCTGATTGGTAAAATAGAATTGGAATTGTATTTATTATACCTCTTTTGCAAAACGGTTAGTTGGAGCAGCGTATCTGTTACCCTGGCTATTAATGGTGGGATCTGCACTTCCACCAATGGCATACATCTCCCAATGAGTGTAGTCATTGTTCACCACATGGAAATATCCGTGCCTACATCTGCCATTATTTGATGATTTGTTTTATTAGCAGAAGAACATTAAAACATTAATTACTCAGCTAAGATAAGATATAGGAGAGCCCTTTTAATACCTTGGCATTCTCTGGATAAGACCTTCTCCAAAATGGTTGTAGGCAATGGTAACTTGCATCAACTTGTCTTTTGTGTATGAATCACTATGTCCCAACAGCATAACCTGTTTTCCAATTCACACAAATGTCAATGTCGTACCCTCAAAAGATAAATGGACTGTTAAAGGAGATGAGAAATGTAGTGTGAATGATAAACGCACCTCATTGTGGTGGGTGAAGTGGTTGTTGGAAATGGTAATGGCAGTCGAGCCCATGACAGCATCGACGAGACCATCGGCACAGTTAGAAAGTGAATTGTGATCAACCCAAATGTGGCTTGATCCAAAAATTGAGACGGCATCACCATCAGAAATTGTTCGCCACCCAAAATGAGAGGGCGAGCTCCTAACCATGGCGTTGCCAGTGGGCTTGCAGTCATGGATGTGGAGACCATGAATAATGATGTTGGTGACAAATTGAACGGTGATGCAGGCTCCATTAGCAATGTGGACATTGACACCACGACCATCAATAGTTTTGAAGCTGTTCATGATGAGCTCCTGCTTTAACTGGATAACCATGTCTCTCTTGAATACAATCCACAGAGGCTCTTCCTGGATAACAGCATGACGAAGAGTTCCGGGCTTTGGGTTAACAGGGTCATCGTCCTTGGGATCAGTGACCACATAGAAGCGACCATCACGACCACCAATGGCGTTTTTACCAAAACCAATGCTACAGTCAGCTAAACGCTTGCGGTTCTTTTGCCAGTTGGGGTCACAGCGCCAGCAGTCATCAATTGGGTTCCCAGTTCCACATGAGAAGAATCCAAGCTTTCTCCTCTCAGTACTGTTGCGAATTTCCCTGTGAACCAAACCATAGTTTTATTTTTTGTCATCATTATTGTCGCACACAAATAAAAAGTTCAATTTCTTTTTTTCGACaccttaataaaaaaaaactcagaaCATAATAGTGTCATTACAAAAAATGTCAACCAAGTATGTACATTTACTGTTACACTACAAATTTGTGGTAAGAGTGAATTTCGTAGTTGGTGAGGGTGTCGGTGGTGTACTGCTACCTCTTTCCTATTTTCTTTCATTAACCTTAGGCCAAACACAATAGGTGGCCTTTTCCAGGAAAACTACAATTAACTCTTTTTGTCCATTTGTGACAACagaaatacaaaaaaaatgaaTCCTTCCAAAGTAACGGATAGAATTCCGTTAAAGGACTAATTTTGACATACAGTTACATTTACCCTAAATCAATTACTTTTAACACTATGCAAGATATTCTATCAAAACCACAGGTCCTTGTACAGATCATTTACATGAGCACTTTACAAAATAGCAATGTCTcttccaattaaaaaaataataatttaataacaaAAGAGGACTAAAGAAGGGTAGCGTCAACcaattctttctttttcctttgcaTGTTACCAGCACATGAAAAAAAGACCAAATCATCTTTATTTGAAAAACCCTTTTCACCAAAATCATTCACACCCACTAAGAGCTCTGTTTAATGTCACAGTCATTCATTTGTCTGGGCACATAAAGATTCATATATACCAAATAAAGAACTAACAGAGCTTAAGAAAATGGTTCAGAAAAAGTGACAGTTAGAAAATTTATATCCCCTAAACATAGATTTATGCAAGTACTGACAAGTTATACAAGAGCAGAGGACCATCTATATCTAATAAAAGATTCTTCCCCCAACATTTTATCTCTTTGGAGAGAAAACCACAGGAAGCGTAATGATAAAAAAAGACAAGACCTATAATGgccaaaacaaaaccaaaatatcatcaaaatacatgTAACCTCCCCAAAAGGTTTGACAAATATAGGATAGCAGGTGGGTTTTTCAGAATTGGGTCAGTTGAGGGAGTGGTTCACATTTTATTTATTCAAAGCATACATAATTCTTAAGAAGCTTAGTATGGGCTTGAATGAACTACCCCACCCACCATTAAAACCCCCATTAGTGATTGCAGTTGGATTCAGAGAATTAGTTCAAATTACAATAATTCTGCTATACTATACTAAAAAAACACGTACTATACATTGATTgatatctatacatatatatattatacacataattaaGGAGAGAATGTGAAGAAGATAACCCAcatttcaaccatggaagcaacTTCATCTGGGTTTTCCACTGCATGTTCATGATTGACAGCTTCCTCATCCTTACCAGAACCTCTGTcccaaaacaaaattaaaaaaaatacaaccgACAAATCAGTAAAATTCAAAACCCATTActcgattttttttttcattattacaAAATTTTATGGAGTAAAATAAAGCCATAATTAATCCTTccaccatttttatttattttttaataatactaTTTACTCGACCATTGTTGGGCTCAAAGGGAGTACGGAAATGAGCAAATGGAATGTGTACACGTGTCGGCTAGATAAAGAGAGTACGCAAACGAGTACTAAGTATAGCGAGGAGTGTCTGTGTGTACAGTGCTCGAGGCACCAAAAAGCAGTCACTGTCAGTAAAACCGTTAAAAAAAGCCGTTTCTAGAGGCGACTCGTCGTGGTAAAGGTGAAATGACGGAACTGCCCACCATGATTTTTCCTTTTTGTTCTGATAGTTTAGGGGTAGTTTGGGGAAATAAAGAAGGGtcggtggtttttttttttttgggtgagAGCTACGAGGTGGTTTATGAGTTACGAAGGCATTTGGAGGAATCCGAAGAAACAAAACATAACGGAATAAACGGTGTAGATCTGAAGATCCAGATCTAAACGGTTGGGATTCTCGTTTACGGTTTGGCAGAATCGGGAGGGAAATGTTTTTAAGACGGAATAATCTGACGGTCAACATTCTTACGAGGGAGAAAGATTTGACGGTCCAGATCGATTTTCGAAAAAGAAATGTAATAAATGAAGGAATTTAATTAATGCCGGTGAGTGTTTTCGGTTAGGTAGTGTGACAGACCTGGCAGCCATTGTTGAGTTACTCGAGCTCTGCAACTCCTCTGTTCCTTCATCTCTGAAAcaaaagaataagaaaaaaaaaataataaataagaaaattGAAGTTAGTAATGTGAAACAATTTAAGAGCAGTAATGGAGTTGAGATAAGACAATTAAAGCAAGAGCGTGGGAGTTTCAGAGTTCGAAGAAAATCGCCATTAATGGCATCTCAGTGAATATAATAGGAAagaaaacaaaaccaaaaaaaaatgcAGCTCCGATCAGCTCAACTCCATAACCGAATAACGAACACAAAAATGCAGCTCAACTCCACAACCAAAATAAAAAGAcgaaaactcagaattcaaaagGGTTTATGAAATTCTCAGAAGAAGAGTCTCTGGTTTTTGATTTTCAGAGAAGGAGAAGTAAACCTCGAATCCATGCGAACTCTGGCCATTACTCCGGCGAAACAGAACATGAGAAGAACAGCAACCGAAACACAAACCCATCTCCGAGACACCGCCATTAacctcttctttctctctcaacAGTACgagtctttctctctctctctagagaaGAGTGTtgaaaaaagaaagagagaaaacactagttagtagcagtagtagtagtagtgcaGTCGTAGAATGAAGCTGCTCCCACAATACGGCAGTTTTTATAGacttgtttgtttgtttgtatcaCGTTATTAAACTTAACGCCGTTTACAGTTATCCAACTTTTTCCTTCTTTATTAaaaataactcttttttttttaattttttttttttttactctggTTAGGTTCACTTATAACCCAACAACCAAACAAACCCCTTCCTTCCACTACTAACTAACCTCTCCTCTCAACTGATATTTTAACCGTCTTCTTCTCTTCCCGTGCACGTGCATCGCTCGACCACTCATGTgcctgttctttttttttttactgttttacTGTGGGACCCACATTAACACCCTTATCTTGCCACGTAGGCGTGACCGTTATGGAGGTGAGACCATTGTTTTCCGCTGATTTTGCGTCAagcaatgaaaaataaaaataaaaatgaagaaaaaaataaaaaataattttaatttttaatttttaatttttaatttatttttaataataaggTGGGAAAGGGAATGACATTCCCAGGCGCCAATCACGGCTTAAGGCATTGACTGCTCCCTTGAACAAATTTCAACCATTGAGCTTCAAGGAAACTTTTGTTTCCAGCCTGTTTTAatgatataaatataaataattattttttaaaattaataaataaaaataattaagggcTTGTTCGGTTGGATTGGAATGGAATGGCAGCTTGAATTGAAAGTGCTTTTTCATTGGTTCCCAGCTTTAAAACTTATGTGTGACTAAGAACAATGTTACATTTCAATCATGTGGGTAGGGAAGTAGGACCCTATATATACATTATATATTATCTAATATAAGTAATCAAGTTTCACAtggatttatttttattcaaagtttcaatttaattttCTTAAATACATCTTTTATTACCAATTTTTATATAGGAAAATATGAGTTTGACtagtttttgtattttgttaaatgacaaattaGTTTCTGTGTTTTACAAAATTAATCAATGTAATTTCTTATACCAAATTtcggtaaaaaaaattcaaatataatatttcattcttaGCTCATTGACCACTTTCTTTGCTTCTCTGAACCCATCGCATCACTAACGACCCGAGAATTTatattataattgaaaatattttgactaaaatcGGGTCTAGGGTATtatttttgatctattttgtaaaacatagggtccgaattgtcatttaacaaaatacatggACCGGTCGcgtattaaaaaaaaacaaaaggccAAAATAGtatattcatttttttatatatgttttctgATAATATAATGTAAGATGTAATTAATTTTTGTAAGTCTCTCCAACTATactctttaattaaatttattctaAAAAAAAGAAATACTTAGTATTAATTTATATGGAGTTGATGATAATATTTGTGTACCTAAAATTATTTTTCAGGTAGAGTCCACAGAGACATGTGAGCCCTGAGAATGTATATTGTTAAAGTTAGTTGAAGAGTCCATAAGTTGGACTACTCTACTCATGTAttcaaacacaaaataaacttgAATTGAAACTAAACATATATGGCACATGTGATGTGAGTGAGTACGAACACATTTTGTGATTTTAGTACATGTGATGAGATTGACATGAGATGATTCTTCTATATCTTTCATTTTGGTCGTGAGAATTTTTCAGAAGAATAAAAAGCTTCACAAGATTAATGTTAATGGCAAAGACTAATATACAATATTACTATATGATTGGACATCTTAGACCATCTCCAATGGATGGTGTATAATTTATGTTAAATTTGACTAAAAATATGTGTCAATAATATATTTGATCTACTTTTTACTATGGGTGCACTTGAGTCGGTTTTTTGAGTTTCGGGTGCATCGAGTTCGAGTTTTGCGTGTTTCAAGTGGGAAAATATGATACCGAACTCGCTCCGAAATTTTTAATTTTGGGGTGATTTCGGATTTCGAGTATTGGGTACTCCAATACACAATGTGCAAACTagctaaaaaaaaatcaatataactattaatgtttaataaaaatatacaaaacaataaatttttttcattaaaagataaattaaaaattaaaaaattaataatttgtattaatgagTGGTAAAAGAGTAAttaaaaatgtgatatttattgTGGGTCAAATTTGGCTCATGTtatattttgtgtcaaatttgacacaacttttagcatgtgtcaaatttgacatatTTTATACTACTATTAGAGATGGACTATAAAATAGTTACACACCATTTTTATAGCACTCTATTAGAGATGCTCTTATAGAGCGTCCAGCACCAAAATTACATCGATAACAATTTCTCGCATCAACCATTCTTGGGTATCCTTAGCAATATTTTTTTTAGTATAGTAGAAATCGTCTTAGATGTGTGTAATTTGTTGAAAAAGCTAACACATCACACGGTTGATTACTCTATGCATTATTAGTCTTTGAGAATTTGCATACAAAGATGTAAAGAAAACACATTTAGGATTCACATGAATTGCAAGAGATGATTGCGTATTGGTTTGGATCCCAACATGTGTATCCTACTCTTTCCCTTTTTTTAGTCACTCTTTGGACAAAATCATTTTTGGTTTGCCAAGTTTCTAAGTAATAAAGGATtgaattttctgttttttttattattaatttaatttaattttataatatttaagtaaagaaattcaaataaaatatgaATTGGGGCATAATTATTTGGTTATTTGGACATCTAGCTAGATTTAGTATAAAAAGATACTccatctttgttttttttttcaattaaaacaaaatattagGACAGGAAAATTCAGTTTTGACCAATGCTTCACATGTTGGCATAAACCCCTTATTTCGGGTCATAAtgattttattcttttttttttttaaaacaaaaaacaagagtaattttttcaattattcttattttttattataaagtgACAAGATTATTTCAATCAATAATGATATGTGCATTCaaaatattctcaaaaaattGGGACAATCACATTGATGTGACAGTTTAGCCtaatcaatcacatttattagAATTTGGACTTACTGTTTTAAAAAACAGTCACACGTCATTGTGTTTAATGTTTGAGTGCATATTTTTAGTGCACATATCTTTATTATGTGTCAATGGGTTAGACAGCTTATATAGTGTTAGTTGCAATCATGTGCCTCTTAGCAACAATATTGTAGCTTTATTCACTagctcattttattttattttggatatttgacaATTTCAATCCcccaaatataatatatatatatatatattataatttgatCCCTAAAATAGTCCCCAAATTTCTAGGCGCCTAATAAGACAGTTTTGTTAACCTAGTTAAAAAAATTTGAGATTTTTTTCTAGGTTAGATTAATTAAAGCTTGAATGTTCTATACttttataaaattttagaaaaatattttttgcTATTCTTTCcactcataattttttttttactaaaatcaaaatttcaaagaTATAGCATGTTTTAATCTAAAAAAAGGCAAACTCATCAATATTTGTGGATATACTTATTTAGTTTTCAATCTAGATTGTGTTACTCATTAATGGCTTGGTTAGCTTTCATTTAAGTAATATATATGTAATTTATTGTTAAGATCTATATTAGCTTTTTTTATTGAGTTTTGCCAACTTATATCTAATTCATATTAACCATTATTAAGATACCTTTTAACAATTTTTTCGTCGAACACTTCTAGTCATAAACGGACCTACATGGAAagaatttaataataataataatatatatttactaTTTAATCTATTTTAAGTAAATTTTTGCATTTACTCTCCCATTTTAATGTAAATTTTGTCCTTATGTcatattttttgtaaatttttacaTTTATGtccttttaaatatatttttttaactttcaTCCCGCATATACAAAATTTCAAACTTGGTTTTGGCTGATAAAACTTCGAGAAAAAAAAACTCTATTAATGGAAAAAGCCAACTTAATTTGCAATGACATCGACCTCATATGTAAAAATTAAGTAGTGTATCAATTTTAAGTGACCATCTCTCATTTCTAActatattttgaaattttttctttttattcttgttatattatttttttctgcTCAAACACTCACAACACAGTGTATTTTTTAAGTGGTATTATGAGAAATgtgattataaaaataaataatattaaactaAATGTATTTAGTGGCTATTTTGGGTTAAATAATCTTAAAAGTTAGTATTTTTCAAGTTATCCTAATTCATATGATTATTTTCAGTCAGATCATAATAATATGTAGTATATTTGTTTTTCCCCTTGTCTTTGGATTTAAAAAGATGAGTACATGACTCcatatatgattttgatttgaGTAAATAAGTACACcactttctatatatatatataaaatgtaatAAATCCAAGCTAAAATTATTTTACTAAAGGTAATATTCATTTATTACAAACTTGAGGTTCTATTGATGTCTATTAATGAAGCAGGTGCTAGCAAAATTTACCCACCAATTTCAACTTATATATTAATgcatttaatttcatttttttacaGCTATTAATGCAAGGTAATAATGAAAGAAATAATATATAATTGTTGTCAATACTTTCATGTTTTGATAATGTTGTTTTAAACAATGTATACTAGTACTCATGTATTAAACTAATCAAGCCCATAAAGTTAATTAAATTTTTTCATTAATGTATAATACTTATGAATCATAAAATGATACTATTATAGCTCCATTAATACTcattataaatatgtatatatataactgtttttaggattttttttaattagatgttttttatttgttttataattttatgcaattttttttAGGAATTATAATAAGATTACATTTTTATACTTTAGGATGAAAAGAGGTATTTTAAGAGTACTTCCAATgtgttttctattttattttttcgaAATAAATTATACATCAAATTTTCTATTTTAAAGTACGCTTCTCTACTTtttatttagattatttaaatattatatttttttaaaataattttattcatTTCAAGTATGAAATATTATGAGAGAAGAGATAAGAAATATGAGAcagatattttaaaaaatatttatagaaTAAATAGTAAAATGTAAACATAGATAGTTTACTATAGCACTAtgtaaaaaaatatgtattttagCTAATCTATTATAGTGGTGTTTTGAgactattttattttttatatatatattttacataaGCCATTAAAAATTGATCTAAGATTGAGAAAACACTGCTTTACTCTCCCATGTTTCAGCTAAATACTAAATTTAACCTTATGTATTAAAAAATTCCAGTGATagcctattttttttctttctaatgatACTAAATTTTGACCTACTTGATTTTGGttataaaaaaatcaattaagtACTTTTACCCTTGTTTtaacaaattaataaaaatttagctattttaaaactattttctaaaatctcatatatatttttaataaaatttattattattaatttacatttcttattttaataaaacaagggCTAAAAGGTCTTTTCTCCTTTCAATAAGTCATTTTTCTTCcgtttttatataatttttaaaatcacatatgacattttttttataaaaaataaaaataataataaattatattaaaataaggaTAAAATatgctatatatatttttttgtcatttttataacattttttttattattctacttttaaaataaaaaattaattaaactacaTTAGTTTTATAAGAATAAAGGTAAAAAGgtcttgtttttgtttttttttaaaaaaaagtttgaccACAAGTAGTTTTgatagattatatatatatataattaataaggATTATCATTTGAATTTTCTAAAACGAAAGTCAAGAGACTATAATTTAAATTTTTCTTACTAAGATTATAATCAAAGTCTACGTACCTTtttgctctattttttttttttttgtgctaaTAATCACTATTAAATACTGACTTAATCAAAAATGTACCACTCTTCCACATTTGTCTAATTTATCACTATTAAATACTGACTTATATATTGACTGAAATTGAAAATTTATGAGTTTTCATATGTTATAGCCTGACATTTTTATTAAGTTTCATACCTTAGCTTTATCATAATCATGAGTCAGCAAAAATATATTACTCACATAGTTGGTCCATTTATGTAAAATGTTTATGAATAAACCACTTATTTTcaacattaaatatatatatacaattaaatatatatatgtagttttatTTGGCAGCTATTTTAATTTTCTCTTCTGACATCTTTCCTAAATAAAGATtccataaaattttaaaatcataaaagaatttTATTACATTTTTAAAGTTTTCATCAAGTACaatatatcatattaataaaGTTTGCATTTCTTatctattatatatttataactaAAGTAATAATAATACAAATGGAAAAAGATATACTTT
It encodes the following:
- the LOC133819754 gene encoding probable pectate lyase 8 is translated as MAVSRRWVCVSVAVLLMFCFAGVMARVRMDSRDEGTEELQSSSNSTMAARGSGKDEEAVNHEHAVENPDEVASMVEMEIRNSTERRKLGFFSCGTGNPIDDCWRCDPNWQKNRKRLADCSIGFGKNAIGGRDGRFYVVTDPKDDDPVNPKPGTLRHAVIQEEPLWIVFKRDMVIQLKQELIMNSFKTIDGRGVNVHIANGACITVQFVTNIIIHGLHIHDCKPTGNAMVRSSPSHFGWRTISDGDAVSIFGSSHIWVDHNSLSNCADGLVDAVMGSTAITISNNHFTHHNEVMLLGHSDSYTKDKLMQVTIAYNHFGEGLIQRMPRCRHGYFHVVNNDYTHWEMYAIGGSADPTINSQGNRYAAPTNRFAKEVTKRVETSAGVWKNWNWRSEGDLLLNGAYFTPSGAGAANSYARASSLGAKSSSMVGTITSNAGALPCRRGHQC